Part of the Zingiber officinale cultivar Zhangliang chromosome 8A, Zo_v1.1, whole genome shotgun sequence genome, AGTGGAAGAGCAATCTGACTGAAATCTCTAATAAATCTCCTGTAAAATCCTGCATGACCAAGAAAAGCTCGAACATCCCGCACGCATGCGGGATAAGATAAGGAAGATATAGCACTAATCTTAGCAGGATCTACCTCAATTCCTTTCCTAGAGACTATGTGTTCTAAAACAATGCCATgctcaaccataaaatgacatttttcaaaattaagcacTAAATCAGTCTCAATGCATCTATCTAAAACCCTAGACAGATTTTCTAGACATGCATCAAATGATGAACCATAtacagaaaaatcatccatgaaaacttccatgcaatgctctaataaatcaccaAATATGCTTACCATGCATCGCTGAAAGGTTCCTGGAGCGTTGCATAGTCCAAATGGCATCCGTCTGTAGGCAAATGTACCGAAAGGACAAGTGAAGGTGGTCTTCTCCTGATCCTCTGGGTCGATGCAAATCTGAAAATATCCCGTGTAACCATCAAGGAAGCAATAATGTGACTTGCCCGCTAGTctctccaacatctgatcaataaatGGTAGGGGGTAGTGGTCCTTTCTGCTTGCTTGGTTCAACTTCCTATAGTCCACACAAACTCTCCAAGAATTCTTCACTCTGGTGGGCACTAACTCATTCTCTTCATTAGTCACAACTGTCACCCCTGATTTTTTTGGAACCACATGGATGGGACTTACCCACTTACTGTcagaaatagggtaaatgatATCTGCCTGTAGAAGTCTAGTCACCTCTTTCTTGACTACATCAAGGATCAGTGGGTTAAGTCTCCTCTAGGGTTGTCTCACTGGTTTCACATCCTCCTCCAAATAAATCCTGTGCATACAAATAGAAGGACTAATACCAGGAATATCTGCTAAAGTCCCTCCAATGGCCTTCCTGTGCTGTCTCAGAATCTCCAATAATCTGCTTTCTTGTTCTGGCTCTAAATTCTGGGCTATGATGACAGGCAATTGCTGGTTTTCTCCTAAGTAAGCATACTTTAAATGTGAAGGCAACGGCTTCAACTCATCCTGTGTCTGATCAATAGAAGGCGATCCTAGGGGTAATGCTTttcctaagcaatcccctacgcataCTTCTTCTTCTCTGGGCGATCCTAAGGATAaagcttctcctaagcaatcccctacgcataCTTCTTCTGACTCCATCGAAAATAATTCACATGACTTAACATACACCCCCAAATTTGAAACGTCTTCAAAAGCTGTAACTGAAACATCACCGAAACCAATCTCTACAAAATCTGCATCAATCTCTGAAAAGAAATCCACACTATCCAGCTCCTCTGAGATATCCAAACTAAGAATAGAATGATCCTCTCTAGGATGTTTCATAGCGTCAAAAATACTGAATTGAACCACTGTATCACCTATCTCCATAGACAGTGTGCCCGCATGAACATCAATTTTTGTCCTCGCAGTTTTCAAGAAAGGTCGTCCTAGAATGAGTGGAGATCTACTGGCCAGATAGTCTCCCTCCATATCAAGGATATAAAAATCTGCAGGAAAAATGAGTTCTCTCACCTTAACCAATACATCTTCAATAACTCCAGCTGGATGAGTCTGACTGCGGTCAGCTAACTGAATGATTACTCCTGTAGGTTGTAATGGTCCAATGCCTAAAGTCTGAAAAACTGATTTTGGCATCACATTAATTGAAGCTCCTAAATCTAGCATGGCATCCTTAAAAAGACTACTTCCAATCTCACAAGGGACTGTAAACACACCAGGATCTTCACATTTCTGAGGAACTGGTTGAAGAAGTGCAGATACATTTTTGCCCATGCTAATCAACTCATTCCCCTTCAATTTCTTCTTATGCACACAAAGATCCTTCAAAAATTTTGCATATTTTGGAATTTGCTTGATCATTGTGAGTAAAGGAACATTTACTTCCACCTTGCTAAATAAATCCACAAGCTCTTGGAACTCCTTTGCTTTCTCCTCCTCTACATTCTTCCTTGGTTGTACTTTGCGTTGAGGGAAAGGCAATGGAATGCTCGGCTCTGAATTCTGAAATCCTGCATTTCCAAATTTGCTGCTTTCTGGAGTTGCTGCTGCTGGAAACTGCTCATCTGGAGAAAACTTGCTGGAAATTCCCGGAATGCAACTATTTCTTCCTTGTGAATGCTCCATATTCAATGGATCAGTGGAACTTTGAGTTAAACCCGAAGTTGGCACATTCTGCTCTGTCTGAATTCCTTCACTACTGGAACCTTGTTGCTGGATTTCTGGACACTTTCCAACAGCAGTTTCTTCAATTGAAAATTCTGCAACTCTTTTCCCACTTCTCAAAGTTAAAGCACTAACATTCCCTTTAGGATTAGGAGTTGTTTGTGAAGGCAGTTGACTTGATCCTTGAGCTTGCATTTGATTAAGGCTGGA contains:
- the LOC122010284 gene encoding uncharacterized protein LOC122010284, giving the protein MQQILQQQQSQQRTDSAIQNIERQIGQLASSLNQMQAQGSSQLPSQTTPNPKGNVSALTLRSGKRVAEFSIEETAVGKCPEIQQQGSSSEGIQTEQNVPTSGLTQSSTDPLNMEHSQGRNSCIPGISSKFSPDEQFPAAATPESSKFGNAGFQNSEPSIPLPFPQRKVQPRKNVEEEKAKEFQELVDLFSKVEVNVPLLTMIKQIPKYAKFLKDLCVHKKKLKGNELISMGKNVSALLQPVPQKCEDPGVFTVPCEIGSSLFKDAMLDLGASINVMPKSVFQTLGIGPLQPTGVIIQLADRSQTHPAGVIEDVLVKVRELIFPADFYILDMEGDYLASRSPLILGRPFLKTARTKIDVHAGTLSMEIGDTVVQFSIFDAMKHPREDHSILSLDISEELDSVDFFSEIDADFVEIGFGDVSVTAFEDVSNLGVYVKSCELFSMESEEVCVGDCLGEALSLGSPREEEVCVGDCLGKALPLGSPSIDQTQDELKPLPSHLKYAYLGENQQLPVIIAQNLEPEQESRLLEILRQHRKAIGGTLADIPGISPSICMHRIYLEEDVKPVRQP